One genomic region from Prunus persica cultivar Lovell chromosome G3, Prunus_persica_NCBIv2, whole genome shotgun sequence encodes:
- the LOC109947848 gene encoding trans-resveratrol di-O-methyltransferase-like: MGSEVRASHELLQAQAHIWNHIFSFINSMSLKCAVQLDIPDVIQKHGQPMILSELVSALPISPTKAHFIPRLMRILVHSGFFAKESLSGGSEQGYVLTDASALLLKDNPMSTRPFLLAMLNPILTDPWQYLTTWFQNDNPTPFHVVHGMTFWDYGNQDPTLAHFFNDAMASDARLISSLMIDDFKGVFQGVDSLVDVGGGTGTVAKSIANAFPHMKCTVFDLPHVVADLKGSKNMEYVAGDMFEAVPAADAIFLKWILHDWSDEECVKILERCKKAITREGKKGKVIIVDMTVENKNKDKESGETQLFFDMLMMVLVKGKERNDKEWAKLFSDAGFSHYKITPYLGLRSLIEVYP; encoded by the exons ATGGGTAGTGAAGTGAGAGCAAGTCATGAGCTACTCCAAGCACAAGCCCACATTTGGAACCACATTTTCAGCTTCATAAATTCCATGTCCCTCAAATGTGCAGTTCAATTAGATATCCCAGATGTCATCCAAAAACATGGCCAACCCATGATTCTTTCCGAGCTTGTCTCCGCCCTACCAATTTCCCCAACAAAAGCTCATTTCATCCCACGCCTCATGCGAATCTTAGTCCACTCCGGCTTCTTTGCCAAAGAAAGTCTGAGTGGTGGCAGCGAACAAGGTTATGTACTAACAGACGCCTCCGCACTCCTCCTGAAAGACAATCCCATGAGCACAAGGCCCTTCTTACTTGCCATGCTCAATCCCATCTTAACCGATCCATGGCAGTATTTGACCACTTGGTTCCAAAATGACAATCCTACGCCGTTTCACGTAGTGCATGGGATGACATTTTGGGATTATGGCAACCAGGACCCGACTCTTGCACATTTTTTCAATGACGCCATGGCTAGCGATGCCCGGTTGATCTCGAGCTTGATGATAGATGACTTCAAGGGGGTGTTTCAAGGAGTGGATTCGTTGGTTGACGTGGGCGGTGGGACGGGAACCGTGGCCAAGTCCATTGCTAATGCCTTTCCTCATATGAAATGCACTGTATTTGATCTCCCTCATGTAGTTGCTGACCTAAAAGGAAGTAAGAACATGGAATATGTTGCAGGGGACATGTTTGAGGCTGTTCCTGCGGCGGATGCTATTTTTTTGAAG TGGATATTGCATGACTGGAGTGATGAAGAATGCGTGAAAATACTTGAGCGATGTAAAAAGGCAATTACAAGAGAGGGTAAGAAAGGCAAGGTGATTATCGTAGATATGACGGTGGAGAACAAGAATAAAGATAAGGAATCTGGGGAAACACAACTTTTCTTCGATATGCTGATGATGGTCTTGgttaaaggaaaagaaaggaatgaCAAAGAATGGGCTAAGCTCTTTTCTGACGCAGGTTTCAGCCACTATAAGATTACTCCCTATTTGGGTTTAAGGTCTCTCATTGAGGTTTATCCTTGA